A genome region from Pueribacillus theae includes the following:
- the mbcS gene encoding acyl-CoA synthetase MbcS: MDMKDLLAPETYNLTEEMEAFTQDKTKKALIWRNESGEKKEITYTELFKQVNKLANGLTNLGLTKGDRVLIIMPRLIETYVTYLGCLKAGLVVIPSSEMLRAKDLSYRINHGEAKAVIAYEPFIEQVNKITEPIPTLEHRLVYGKGANNWTSIDTLTLNESDSFQGVETSRDDMAFLSYTSGTTGQPKGVVHRHGWAYAHLRTAADSWLDIQEGDTVWATAGPGWQKWIWSPFVSVLGKGATGFIYNGKFEPETYLNLLEEEKINVLCCTPTEYRLMAKVDHLSSYDLSALHSAVSAGEPLNREVIDVFKKYHGIDVRDGYGQTENSLIVSTGKGMKIKPGSMGKPTPGNRVEIIDEDGKPVEVGEVGNIAVHKSVPALFKEYYKDPERTQAAYVGEYYLTGDKARKDEEGYFWFEGRGDDIIISSGYTIGPFEVEDALVKHASVKECAVVASPDEIRGHIVKAFVVLKDGIEKSEDLILELQDHVKQLTAPYKYPRQIEFVSDLPKTTSGKIRRIELRQLEMNRQFN; this comes from the coding sequence ATGGATATGAAAGATTTGCTTGCTCCAGAAACATACAATTTAACGGAAGAGATGGAAGCTTTTACACAAGATAAGACAAAAAAGGCTCTAATCTGGAGAAATGAATCTGGAGAAAAGAAGGAAATTACCTATACTGAACTATTTAAACAAGTAAATAAACTCGCAAATGGTTTAACAAATCTTGGTTTAACGAAAGGCGATCGTGTTTTGATCATTATGCCTCGTTTAATCGAAACCTATGTAACGTATCTGGGCTGTCTAAAAGCGGGGCTTGTCGTAATCCCATCATCGGAAATGCTGCGGGCAAAGGATTTAAGTTATCGGATCAATCACGGAGAAGCGAAAGCGGTTATTGCTTATGAACCGTTTATTGAACAAGTGAACAAGATTACAGAACCGATTCCGACGCTTGAACACCGGCTTGTATATGGTAAAGGCGCAAACAATTGGACATCAATTGATACTTTAACGTTAAATGAAAGCGACTCATTCCAAGGGGTTGAAACGAGTCGTGACGATATGGCATTTCTTTCCTATACATCTGGAACAACTGGACAGCCGAAAGGTGTTGTCCATCGCCACGGTTGGGCCTATGCCCATTTGCGCACGGCCGCCGATTCATGGCTTGACATTCAAGAAGGCGACACAGTTTGGGCAACGGCAGGTCCGGGGTGGCAAAAGTGGATCTGGAGCCCGTTTGTTTCCGTCTTAGGAAAAGGCGCAACAGGCTTTATTTATAACGGCAAGTTTGAACCAGAAACGTATTTAAACTTATTGGAAGAAGAAAAAATTAATGTTTTGTGTTGCACGCCGACAGAATACCGCCTGATGGCAAAGGTTGATCATTTATCATCCTATGATTTGAGTGCGCTTCATAGTGCGGTTTCAGCTGGTGAACCGTTAAACCGTGAGGTGATCGATGTTTTCAAAAAGTATCACGGGATTGATGTCAGAGACGGCTATGGCCAAACAGAAAATTCATTGATTGTAAGCACCGGAAAAGGAATGAAAATCAAACCGGGCTCAATGGGAAAACCGACACCGGGCAATCGCGTTGAAATTATTGATGAAGATGGCAAACCAGTTGAAGTCGGTGAAGTCGGCAATATTGCAGTACACAAGAGCGTTCCCGCACTGTTTAAAGAATATTATAAGGATCCCGAAAGAACACAGGCTGCTTATGTAGGTGAGTATTATTTAACGGGTGATAAAGCGAGAAAAGACGAAGAAGGGTATTTTTGGTTTGAAGGCCGCGGAGATGATATTATTATCAGTTCAGGCTATACAATCGGGCCATTTGAAGTAGAGGATGCACTTGTCAAACATGCGAGTGTGAAGGAATGCGCCGTTGTAGCAAGCCCGGATGAAATACGCGGCCACATCGTGAAAGCTTTCGTCGTTTTAAAAGATGGAATTGAAAAAAGCGAGGATTTAATTTTGGAACTTCAAGATCACGTTAAACAATTAACTGCACCCTATAAATATCCGCGCCAAATTGAATTTGTAAGCGATTTGCCAAAAACAACATCAGGAAAAATAAGACGCATTGAACTGCGCCAGCTAGAAATGAACAGACAATTCAATTAA
- the sppA gene encoding signal peptide peptidase SppA, translating to MNAKRWAALGIAAGIFVVSIMLNFAYSMAFGNFESFQENLLALSEEEFAEKTLESGTSLERIAVLEVNGTIEDVAANPFYQSVGYNHRQFLRMLDQAGEDETISGIILRVNSPGGGVVESADIHRKITEIQKETKKPVYVSMGSVAASGGYYISAPANKIYANPSTMTGSLGVIMQTLNYSELADKLGIEFETVKSGPHKDIGSPDRDMTKEERNILQSMVNNSYDEFVKVIASGRDMSEASVKKIADGRVYDGRQAKELGLVDELGNLDDTIAAMKKEIGDENVSVIEYEQSFGFGSLFQMTAQKMFGKDADLLGIRELIGESNSPRLMYLFTE from the coding sequence ATGAACGCGAAAAGATGGGCCGCGCTCGGAATTGCGGCTGGTATTTTTGTAGTGTCAATTATGCTGAATTTCGCCTACTCAATGGCTTTCGGCAATTTTGAAAGCTTTCAAGAAAATCTCTTAGCATTATCGGAAGAAGAATTCGCTGAAAAAACGTTGGAGTCCGGAACGAGCCTTGAACGAATTGCAGTTCTTGAAGTGAATGGGACAATTGAAGATGTGGCGGCTAATCCGTTTTATCAATCAGTAGGGTACAATCATCGCCAGTTTTTAAGAATGCTTGATCAAGCTGGGGAAGATGAAACCATTAGTGGGATCATTCTCCGCGTGAATTCACCAGGCGGCGGCGTTGTTGAAAGTGCAGATATCCATCGAAAAATTACAGAAATCCAGAAGGAAACGAAGAAGCCGGTATATGTATCAATGGGCAGTGTAGCAGCTTCAGGCGGTTATTACATTTCAGCTCCGGCAAATAAAATTTATGCAAATCCTTCTACAATGACTGGTTCATTAGGTGTCATCATGCAAACGCTCAATTACAGTGAGTTGGCAGATAAATTGGGCATTGAATTTGAAACGGTCAAAAGCGGCCCGCATAAAGATATTGGTTCACCTGATCGGGATATGACAAAAGAAGAGCGAAACATTCTTCAATCGATGGTAAACAATTCTTATGATGAATTTGTTAAGGTGATTGCAAGCGGAAGGGATATGTCCGAAGCCTCCGTGAAAAAAATTGCGGACGGCCGGGTGTATGATGGACGCCAAGCGAAAGAATTGGGCTTAGTTGATGAACTTGGAAATTTGGACGATACGATTGCAGCAATGAAAAAAGAGATCGGTGATGAAAACGTAAGCGTCATTGAATATGAACAAAGCTTCGGATTCGGGTCTCTATTCCAAATGACTGCCCAAAAAATGTTCGGCAAGGATGCTGACTTGCTTGGGATTCGGGAACTGATTGGCGAATCAAATTCTCCTCGATTAATGTATTTATTTACAGAGTAG
- a CDS encoding ABC transporter ATP-binding protein, giving the protein MLRVNNIETVYSRIILVLKGMSLEVQEGKIVALLGSNGAGKSTTLKAISGLLKGEGGQITDGTIEFEGAKLNDVSPDVIVKKGIFHCMEGRRVFKHLTVEENLMAGAYTRKDRKNLKNDIERVYHYFPKLKMLHSRHAGLLSGGEQQMLAIGRGIMAKPKLLLLDEPSLGIAPLLVKEIFENIKQINKEEGTSMLIVEQNANVALSIADYGYIMENGRIVMEGGVNSLLSNEEVRDYYLGVSKEGDIDYKEIKAYKRRKRIAW; this is encoded by the coding sequence ATGCTTCGCGTTAACAATATTGAAACGGTTTATTCAAGAATTATTCTTGTTTTAAAAGGAATGTCACTTGAAGTGCAAGAAGGAAAGATCGTTGCTTTACTTGGAAGCAATGGCGCCGGTAAATCGACTACCCTTAAGGCAATATCGGGGCTGCTTAAAGGGGAAGGGGGCCAGATTACGGATGGAACGATTGAATTTGAAGGCGCGAAACTTAATGATGTTAGCCCGGATGTGATCGTAAAAAAAGGAATTTTCCATTGTATGGAAGGGAGAAGGGTATTCAAACATCTCACAGTAGAAGAAAACTTAATGGCTGGGGCTTATACTCGTAAGGATCGCAAAAATCTAAAAAATGATATTGAGAGGGTTTATCATTATTTCCCCAAATTAAAAATGCTTCATAGCCGCCATGCTGGATTGCTATCAGGAGGGGAACAACAGATGCTTGCAATCGGAAGGGGAATTATGGCGAAGCCAAAACTTCTTCTGCTGGATGAACCATCTTTAGGGATTGCGCCACTTCTCGTTAAAGAAATCTTTGAAAATATTAAACAAATTAATAAAGAAGAAGGAACATCGATGTTAATTGTTGAACAGAATGCAAATGTAGCTTTGTCTATTGCAGATTATGGCTACATTATGGAAAATGGCCGCATCGTGATGGAAGGGGGTGTCAACTCATTACTGTCAAACGAAGAAGTACGAGATTATTATTTAGGTGTCAGCAAAGAAGGAGACATCGATTACAAAGAAATTAAAGCGTATAAGCGACGTAAAAGGATAGCATGGTGA
- a CDS encoding branched-chain amino acid ABC transporter permease: MTFFFQMLVTGIVVGSIYGLVALGFVLIYRASDALNLANGEFVLIGAYVCVTLVTAYKLPFIAALLITLVFSAFLGLAVERIVLRPLLNAPVISVIMATIGLSSLLAGAAHMIWGHQRKAFPQVFPSQPIEIGGIIVTPVYLWSFVIVIALLIIFSLFFKFSKIGIAMRAVADDQQAALSMGISVKAVYAITWAIASVVASVGGILLGNINGVSSTMAIIGLTVLPVVILGGLDSILGAIIGGFIIGILQSLAGGYLDPLVGGGLKEVAPFIVIILILMIKPHGLFGKGGIERV, translated from the coding sequence ATGACATTTTTTTTTCAAATGCTTGTTACAGGGATTGTTGTTGGAAGTATTTATGGACTTGTAGCATTGGGGTTTGTCCTCATTTATCGAGCAAGTGATGCGTTAAATTTAGCGAACGGTGAGTTTGTGCTTATTGGTGCTTATGTTTGTGTGACGTTAGTCACAGCGTACAAATTACCATTTATTGCAGCACTACTTATTACGCTTGTTTTTAGCGCTTTTCTAGGACTTGCGGTCGAAAGAATTGTACTCCGTCCACTTCTAAATGCCCCAGTTATCTCTGTCATTATGGCGACCATCGGATTGTCTAGCTTACTTGCCGGTGCCGCGCATATGATTTGGGGACACCAAAGAAAAGCATTCCCTCAAGTTTTCCCGTCTCAACCAATCGAAATCGGTGGAATTATCGTTACGCCTGTTTATCTTTGGTCTTTCGTTATTGTAATCGCTCTTCTGATTATTTTTTCACTTTTCTTTAAATTTTCAAAAATAGGCATTGCCATGCGCGCTGTAGCAGATGACCAACAAGCCGCTTTATCAATGGGAATTAGTGTAAAAGCGGTGTATGCAATCACATGGGCAATTGCTTCTGTTGTAGCCTCGGTTGGAGGTATTTTGTTAGGGAATATCAATGGTGTAAGCTCGACAATGGCGATTATCGGTTTAACCGTATTACCTGTTGTCATCCTTGGAGGATTAGATAGCATTCTAGGTGCCATTATCGGCGGTTTTATCATCGGTATTCTGCAAAGTCTGGCGGGAGGATATTTAGATCCGCTTGTCGGTGGCGGTTTGAAAGAAGTTGCACCATTCATCGTTATTATTCTTATTTTAATGATTAAACCACACGGGTTATTTGGTAAGGGTGGAATAGAAAGGGTATGA
- a CDS encoding RDD family protein — translation MDITSNTDLMEELDTPKQTEYVYAGFWIRFWAYLLDLLVIGSLNRIVVNPIIQIFDIEPGEPAFLPIETILTGVVFFLYFALMTKYFNQTIGKMVLGIKVISKDEKLAWDTILFREVVGRFISKALFGLVYVWVAFPPDKQGVHDYFADTWVVHTRK, via the coding sequence ATGGATATAACGTCAAATACAGATTTGATGGAAGAACTTGACACTCCGAAACAGACGGAATATGTATACGCAGGTTTTTGGATTCGTTTTTGGGCATATCTTCTTGACTTGTTAGTCATCGGGAGTTTAAATCGAATCGTTGTCAATCCCATCATTCAGATTTTTGATATTGAACCAGGAGAGCCGGCTTTTTTACCGATTGAAACGATTTTAACAGGGGTTGTGTTTTTCTTATATTTTGCCTTGATGACGAAGTATTTCAACCAAACTATCGGAAAAATGGTGCTCGGCATTAAAGTGATATCGAAAGATGAGAAATTGGCATGGGATACGATTCTTTTTCGTGAAGTTGTCGGCAGATTTATTAGCAAAGCTTTGTTTGGCCTTGTTTACGTATGGGTTGCATTTCCTCCTGACAAGCAAGGGGTTCATGATTATTTTGCCGATACGTGGGTCGTCCACACAAGAAAATAA
- a CDS encoding ABC transporter substrate-binding protein, with product MKNSLQKFFGLLFVVFLVGLLAACGGGKSSAPAESGGNSKEKSEGNDKASGGERVVKVGGIYDITGGTGDVGTPFAEGEEAYFKHLENTGGIEGVKIEHRGEDYAYDTQEAQRVYQAFRDRDGVSAILGWGTGDTEALRQQVANDKLPFLSASYSENLKNLEESPYNFLVAASYSDQGRAVLQWIKENHEGDNPTVALLYNDTAFGRSPIEDIKKHGEEIGVKIVDEQVIDVQATEAQSQLLNMKKKNPDYAIIQQTWGATATILKDAKTLGIDTQFIGLNWAAGEGVIELVGDTAEGYMGILSHAFPYEDLPGMEEIKEYLDSEGKTVDDIDQKFVQGWETSKILVEGIKKAAETTDGEITGEDIRAGLETLTDFDLGGLGANVTFTPDNHAGTTKTRLGKVENGKWVAITDYFSHR from the coding sequence ATGAAGAACAGTTTGCAGAAATTTTTTGGATTGTTGTTTGTTGTGTTCCTGGTTGGTCTTCTAGCGGCTTGCGGGGGAGGAAAATCGTCTGCTCCGGCTGAAAGCGGCGGAAATTCAAAGGAAAAATCCGAAGGAAATGATAAAGCGTCAGGTGGTGAAAGAGTAGTGAAGGTCGGTGGTATTTACGATATCACTGGGGGAACAGGAGATGTAGGAACCCCTTTTGCTGAAGGGGAAGAGGCCTATTTTAAACATTTAGAAAACACAGGTGGCATTGAAGGGGTCAAGATCGAGCATAGGGGAGAAGACTATGCTTATGACACACAAGAAGCACAACGCGTTTACCAGGCGTTTCGTGATCGAGATGGCGTTTCTGCCATTCTTGGTTGGGGGACAGGAGATACGGAAGCATTGCGCCAGCAAGTGGCAAATGATAAATTACCGTTCCTTTCCGCTTCCTATTCCGAAAACTTGAAGAATTTAGAAGAAAGTCCTTACAATTTCCTTGTTGCTGCTTCGTATTCTGATCAAGGGCGGGCGGTTTTACAATGGATTAAAGAAAACCACGAAGGTGATAATCCAACGGTTGCATTGCTTTATAACGATACAGCATTTGGCCGTTCACCGATTGAAGATATTAAAAAACATGGTGAAGAAATTGGTGTCAAAATTGTTGATGAACAAGTCATTGACGTACAAGCGACAGAAGCGCAATCACAACTATTAAACATGAAAAAGAAAAACCCTGATTATGCGATTATCCAACAAACATGGGGAGCTACGGCAACGATTTTAAAAGACGCGAAGACACTCGGTATTGATACACAATTTATTGGCTTAAACTGGGCTGCTGGTGAAGGGGTAATTGAGCTTGTTGGTGATACTGCTGAAGGGTACATGGGAATTCTTTCGCACGCATTCCCGTACGAAGATTTACCCGGCATGGAAGAAATTAAAGAATACTTAGATTCTGAGGGAAAAACAGTGGATGACATTGATCAGAAGTTTGTTCAAGGTTGGGAGACTTCCAAAATTTTGGTAGAAGGAATTAAAAAGGCAGCTGAAACGACAGATGGCGAAATCACTGGGGAAGATATCCGTGCCGGTCTAGAAACACTTACTGACTTTGACTTGGGGGGCTTAGGTGCGAATGTTACATTTACACCTGATAACCATGCAGGTACAACTAAAACGCGTCTAGGCAAAGTGGAAAATGGTAAATGGGTAGCCATTACAGATTACTTTAGCCATCGGTAA
- a CDS encoding acetate--CoA ligase, protein MDVVGIQSVVENSSLVHPKEEKVRMTSEGSQEAFQLLLKKSKEDPEKFWGEVAKELFWYEPWQETISGELPNFSFFKGGISNASVNLLDRHIENGLGNKTAIIWEGENGDTQFYTYSMLLAEVNRFANSLKSFGVGKGDAVAIYLPNLAEAFIAVLACFRLGAVYNAIFSGFSEESLKDRLINYEPKVIVTADASYRRGKIIPLKEKVDRVIDSIPTITNVLVVNRLNTNPPMKEGRDIWWHDIRKTASIVCEPARVEANEPGIVFYTSGTTGKPKGVVHSGIAFVIQNYIYAKYHMDHHADDVFWCSADIGWLTMHIWGIAGALANGVTTVIYEGAPDYPEKDRFYQIIDKYRVNKLFTAPTALRMLKSLGEEAIKPYHLDCLDVISLVGEPFDPETWHWTYEVLGKKQVCVNNTWGQTETAGCPLAGAAWLTPMKPGSAGIEFLGAHMDIVDDEGNSLPPNTLGNLVIRKPFPMLCRTLWKEPERYYLSYFSQVEGAYYASDIALKDDDGHFWVVGRSDDAFNVAGHRLSTMEMESAALEAPGVAEVAVIGIPDEIKGEVPLVFVRLSAHVENEEDIKMQISDSIVKRIGAIARPSAVIISEALPKTVSGKIMRRLLKEIVLKGEVAGDITGLEDPETVEHIKRILANKKYMNGTKEL, encoded by the coding sequence GTGGATGTTGTCGGCATTCAAAGCGTGGTGGAAAATAGCTCATTAGTTCACCCGAAAGAGGAAAAAGTTCGCATGACTTCGGAGGGGAGCCAAGAAGCATTTCAATTGCTATTAAAAAAATCAAAAGAAGATCCTGAAAAATTTTGGGGAGAAGTGGCAAAAGAATTGTTCTGGTATGAACCGTGGCAAGAGACAATAAGCGGGGAGTTGCCCAATTTTTCCTTTTTTAAAGGTGGAATTAGTAATGCTAGCGTTAATTTGCTAGATCGCCATATTGAAAATGGGTTGGGAAATAAAACGGCGATCATTTGGGAAGGGGAAAATGGGGACACCCAATTTTATACTTATAGTATGCTGTTAGCTGAGGTGAATCGGTTTGCAAACTCCCTTAAATCGTTTGGTGTAGGCAAAGGGGACGCCGTCGCGATTTATCTTCCGAATTTGGCGGAAGCATTCATAGCGGTATTGGCTTGTTTCCGTCTCGGTGCTGTTTACAATGCCATTTTTTCCGGATTTTCTGAAGAATCATTAAAAGATCGGTTAATTAACTATGAACCGAAAGTCATCGTCACAGCTGATGCGAGCTACCGCCGCGGAAAAATCATCCCATTGAAAGAAAAAGTAGATCGGGTAATTGATTCGATTCCTACTATTACAAACGTTCTTGTTGTTAATCGTCTAAATACAAATCCACCGATGAAAGAGGGCCGTGATATATGGTGGCATGACATTCGAAAAACCGCAAGCATTGTCTGTGAACCAGCGCGAGTGGAAGCCAATGAGCCCGGGATCGTCTTTTACACAAGTGGAACAACAGGTAAACCAAAAGGGGTTGTCCATTCCGGCATCGCGTTTGTCATACAAAATTATATTTATGCAAAATATCATATGGATCATCATGCCGATGATGTATTTTGGTGTTCAGCAGATATCGGATGGTTAACCATGCACATATGGGGAATTGCTGGTGCTTTGGCAAATGGCGTGACAACCGTTATCTACGAAGGAGCCCCAGATTATCCAGAAAAAGACCGATTTTATCAAATTATCGACAAATATCGTGTCAACAAACTATTTACCGCACCAACAGCTCTTCGTATGTTAAAAAGCTTGGGGGAAGAAGCAATCAAACCATATCACCTCGATTGCTTAGATGTCATCTCTTTAGTCGGCGAACCATTTGATCCCGAGACATGGCATTGGACGTATGAAGTACTAGGTAAAAAACAAGTATGTGTAAACAACACATGGGGACAAACGGAAACGGCAGGATGTCCGTTAGCTGGTGCAGCATGGCTTACACCGATGAAGCCGGGATCAGCGGGGATCGAATTCCTTGGGGCACATATGGATATTGTCGATGATGAAGGAAACTCATTACCGCCAAATACATTGGGAAATCTTGTCATTCGAAAACCATTTCCAATGCTTTGCCGCACGTTATGGAAAGAACCTGAAAGATATTATCTTTCCTATTTCAGCCAAGTGGAAGGGGCTTACTATGCCAGCGATATCGCGTTAAAAGATGATGATGGCCATTTCTGGGTAGTTGGCCGATCGGATGATGCCTTTAACGTTGCTGGTCATCGGCTTAGCACAATGGAAATGGAAAGCGCTGCGTTAGAAGCCCCTGGTGTTGCAGAAGTTGCGGTCATTGGGATTCCCGATGAAATAAAAGGTGAAGTTCCACTTGTTTTTGTGAGACTTTCCGCACACGTTGAAAACGAAGAAGACATAAAAATGCAAATTTCTGATTCGATTGTAAAGCGTATTGGGGCAATTGCTCGTCCAAGCGCTGTCATCATTTCGGAAGCCTTGCCTAAAACAGTAAGCGGGAAAATTATGCGTCGCCTATTAAAAGAAATTGTTCTGAAAGGAGAGGTAGCAGGAGATATTACAGGACTCGAAGATCCTGAAACGGTGGAACATATTAAGAGGATTCTAGCGAATAAAAAGTATATGAATGGAACTAAAGAATTGTAA
- a CDS encoding class I SAM-dependent methyltransferase, whose amino-acid sequence MTKSYVEFLFQSIDGSAGILQHELSITYLEAVAETGENIFQKEILQQVSDLSQKKLHNIYGKIQLDRYSKEEIRKAMQLSVLKGMKEALQPRHAMTPDAVSIFIGYLVNKWMGDEKQVAIFDPVVGTGNLLTAILNGMPEETAAFGIEADETLLRLAYVNANLQAHRIELFHGDAVRPLFVDPVDLVVADLPIGYYPNDDIAEGYELKASSGHSFVHHLLIEQSLRYAKEGAVLIFLIPNGLFEQEGAAKLHTFLKEKAVIQGLLQLPLSMFKNEESQKSIFMIRKKSDKIEPPKQVLLASLPSFSDERKLSHAITKINEWFDENVPRKRR is encoded by the coding sequence ATGACAAAATCATATGTTGAATTTCTTTTTCAGTCGATTGATGGCAGTGCGGGCATTTTGCAGCATGAACTTTCGATTACATATTTAGAAGCGGTTGCCGAGACGGGAGAAAATATTTTCCAAAAAGAGATTCTCCAGCAGGTTAGCGATCTTAGCCAAAAAAAGCTGCATAACATCTATGGAAAGATTCAGCTTGATCGATATTCAAAAGAAGAGATAAGAAAAGCCATGCAGCTTTCTGTACTTAAGGGGATGAAAGAAGCGCTTCAGCCCCGCCACGCAATGACACCCGATGCTGTTTCGATTTTTATCGGCTATCTCGTAAATAAATGGATGGGTGATGAAAAGCAGGTGGCGATCTTTGATCCAGTTGTCGGCACAGGAAATCTACTGACAGCTATCTTAAACGGCATGCCAGAGGAAACGGCAGCATTTGGCATCGAAGCGGATGAGACATTGCTAAGATTGGCTTATGTGAATGCGAATTTGCAGGCACACCGCATTGAACTTTTTCACGGCGACGCTGTCCGGCCGCTCTTTGTTGATCCGGTTGATCTTGTTGTTGCCGATTTGCCTATCGGTTATTATCCAAATGATGACATCGCCGAAGGCTATGAGCTTAAGGCATCATCAGGCCATTCTTTCGTTCATCATTTGTTAATTGAACAAAGCTTGCGCTATGCAAAAGAAGGCGCTGTTCTTATTTTTCTAATTCCAAATGGGCTGTTTGAGCAAGAAGGAGCGGCAAAACTGCATACATTTTTAAAAGAAAAGGCAGTCATTCAAGGGTTGCTTCAACTCCCGCTTTCCATGTTTAAAAATGAAGAAAGCCAAAAAAGCATCTTTATGATCCGGAAAAAGTCGGATAAAATTGAACCGCCAAAGCAAGTGTTGCTGGCATCCCTTCCAAGTTTTTCAGATGAACGGAAGTTATCACATGCGATCACAAAAATTAACGAATGGTTTGATGAAAATGTTCCTCGTAAAAGGAGGTAG
- a CDS encoding branched-chain amino acid ABC transporter permease: protein MRNPFVMECGNYKTAYSKDMALFSVPRMKIQILVLVLFFLLLPLFASSYVVGLLTLCAIASIGAIGLNILTGYTGQISIGVGAFLGVGGYTSAILTSTLGLSFWLALPLAGIATAIVGGLFGIPSLRLKGLYLAIATLAAQVIILFVISRWDSLTGGTAGMVLSRPSVGGFSFSSTMSYYYLCIVILILTAMYALNLVRTRTGRAFLAVRDRDVAAEIMGINLFKYKVMSFAISSFFVGIAGALLAHYTMIVSPELYSTHVSIEYLAMILVGGLGSVLGSILGAMFITLLPVALNYLINFLTVYMPDLYQLFSALSEFVFGGVIILFLIFEPGGLAHIWTNIKNYFRLWPFSH, encoded by the coding sequence ATGAGAAATCCATTTGTGATGGAATGCGGAAACTATAAAACCGCTTATAGTAAAGATATGGCATTGTTTAGCGTGCCGAGAATGAAAATACAGATACTCGTTCTTGTTTTATTCTTCCTATTGTTGCCACTGTTCGCATCGAGTTATGTGGTTGGTCTTTTAACATTGTGTGCAATTGCTTCGATTGGCGCAATCGGTCTTAATATTTTAACGGGATATACTGGACAGATCTCGATTGGTGTTGGTGCTTTCTTAGGTGTTGGAGGCTACACGTCAGCGATATTGACGTCAACGCTAGGATTGAGCTTTTGGCTCGCCCTTCCATTAGCAGGAATTGCTACAGCAATTGTTGGTGGTCTGTTCGGAATTCCTTCCCTGCGTTTAAAAGGTTTATATTTGGCGATAGCCACACTTGCAGCGCAAGTTATTATCCTTTTTGTGATTAGCCGTTGGGATAGCTTAACAGGCGGAACAGCCGGGATGGTACTTAGTCGTCCTTCTGTCGGCGGGTTTTCATTTTCAAGTACGATGAGCTACTACTATCTCTGTATCGTCATTCTTATTTTGACAGCAATGTATGCCCTGAATTTAGTTCGAACGCGAACAGGACGAGCATTTTTAGCAGTTCGTGATCGCGACGTTGCTGCGGAAATTATGGGTATCAACTTATTTAAATATAAGGTCATGTCTTTTGCAATCAGTTCATTTTTTGTTGGGATTGCCGGTGCGTTACTTGCACATTACACAATGATTGTCAGTCCCGAACTATATAGTACACATGTCTCGATTGAATATTTGGCGATGATTTTAGTTGGCGGCTTAGGCAGTGTTCTAGGCTCAATCTTAGGTGCTATGTTTATTACACTTTTACCTGTTGCATTAAACTATTTAATCAATTTTCTTACAGTGTATATGCCAGACTTGTATCAATTATTTTCCGCCTTAAGTGAGTTTGTGTTTGGCGGTGTTATCATCTTGTTTTTAATCTTTGAACCTGGTGGATTGGCCCATATTTGGACAAATATTAAAAATTATTTCCGTTTATGGCCATTTTCTCACTAA
- the tpx gene encoding thiol peroxidase — MAEVTFKGNPVTLLGNEVKVGDSAPNFTVLDNHLTEKSLDDYEGVRLISVVPSLDTGVCDAQTRRFNEEAEKLGNVTLLTISVDLPFAQKRWCGNAGLEKAITLSDHRDLSFGEAFGVAIKELRLLARAVFVVDSSGKVTYTEYVKEATNHPDYDAAIEAAKQAQ; from the coding sequence ATGGCTGAAGTTACGTTTAAAGGAAACCCGGTAACACTTCTCGGAAATGAAGTGAAAGTTGGGGATTCAGCCCCAAATTTTACTGTGTTAGACAATCATTTAACAGAGAAGTCGCTTGATGATTATGAAGGTGTACGCTTGATTAGCGTCGTTCCATCGCTAGACACTGGCGTATGTGATGCACAAACCCGCAGATTTAACGAAGAAGCCGAAAAGCTGGGTAATGTTACACTGCTTACCATTAGTGTGGACCTTCCTTTTGCCCAAAAACGCTGGTGCGGAAACGCCGGGCTTGAAAAAGCGATCACACTATCGGATCATCGCGATCTTTCGTTCGGCGAAGCTTTCGGCGTCGCAATAAAAGAACTGAGGCTTCTGGCGCGGGCGGTATTCGTTGTGGATTCAAGCGGAAAAGTAACGTATACTGAATACGTAAAAGAAGCAACAAACCATCCTGATTATGATGCGGCAATTGAAGCAGCTAAGCAAGCTCAATAG